CCTGCTGCTTGGCCAGCTTGGTGTTGCGGAACTTGCCCGCGCGGTAGGTTGCGATCTCGCGCGCCCGGCGCTCGTCGCCCAGCACCATGAATTCGTCGCCCGCCTGCGGCACTTCCGACAGGCCCTGGATTTCCACCGGGATGGACGGGCCGGCTTCCTTGATGGACTTGCCGTTTTCGTCGCCCATGGCACGCACGCGGCCAAAGGTCTGGCCCGCGAGCACCACGTCGCCCACCTTGAGCGTGCCCGACTGCACCAGCACCGTGGCCACGGGGCCGCGGCCCTTGTCCAGTTGCGCCTCGATCACCAGGCCCTTGGCCATGGCGTCGACCGGCGCCTTGAGTTCGAGCACCTCGGCCTGCAGCAGCACGTTTTCCAGCAGATCGTCTATGCCCATGCCGGTCTTGCTCGACACCGCGATGAAAGGCGCCTCGCCCCCGTACTCCTCGGGCACCACTTCCTGCGCCACCAGCTCCTGCTTGACGCGCTCGGGGTTGGCCTCGGGCTTGTCCGACTTGGTGATGGCCACCACCAGCGGCACCTTGGCGGCACGCGCGTGCTTGATGGCTTCCTTGGTCTGCGGCATCACGCCATCGTCGGCCGCCACCACCAGGATCACGATGTCGGTCGCCTGCGCTCCGCGGGCACGCATGGCCGTGAAGGCCTCGTGGCCGGGGGTGTCGAGGAAGGTGACGATGCCGCGCGGCGTCTTCACGTGGTAGGCACCGATGTGCTGGGTGATGCCGCCGGCCTCGCCCGTCGCGACCTTGGTGCGGCGGATGTAGTCCAGCAGCGAGGTCTTGCCGTGGTCCACGTGGCCCATGACGGTGACCACCGGCGCGCGCGGCAAGGCCTCGGCCTCGTGGCTGGAGACTTCTTCGGCGGTGAAGGCCTCTGGGTCGTCCAGCGCCGCGACGATGGCGGTGTGGCCCATTTCCTCGACGATGATCATCGCGGTGTCCTGGTCCAGCGGCTGGTTGATCGTGACCATCTGGCCCATCTTCATGAGCACCTTGATGACTTCGGATGCCTTGACCGCCATCTTGTGCGCGAGCTCCGCGACGGTGATGGTTTCGGGCACATGCACCTCGAGCGCGCGAAACTCCACTGGTGCCGACGGCTGATGGCGCTCCTCGCGAGCGCCGCCCCTGCGGCCGCCACGCCCGCCGCCCGCGCGCCAGCGGTTGCCGCCGACGCCGCCCGAGCTGTCGCCGCGCGTCTTGATGCCCTTGCGCTTCTCGCTCTCGCCAGCCCAGCTCGAAGACAGCTTGGAGGACTTGACCTCCTTGCTGGTCGAGGGCGTGGCGCTGCCCGCCGTCTTGTGCAGCGTGCCCTTCTTGGCATCGGTCTTGGCGGCGTCCTTGTCCTTGCCGTGGCGCGTCTCTTCGGGCTTCTTGGCCACCAGCACCTTCTTGGGCGCGGCCAGCATCGCGCGGATGGCTTCGGCCTCGGCCTGGGCGCGGCGGCGGCGCTCTTCCTGGTCCTCGGCGCGCTCGGCTTCCTCGGCCGCACGGGCCTGGGCTTCGGCGGCCGCTTCCTGCTCAGCCTGGGCCTGTTCTTCCTTGCGCTCGGCCGCTTCGCGCGAAGCCTGCTGGCGCGCGGCCTCTTCATCGGCCTTCTCGCGCGCCTTGCGCTCACGCTGCTCGGCCAGGTAGGCGGCGGCGCGCTCTTCGGCTTCGCGCTCCTTGCGGGCGCGCTCATCGCGTTCGCGCTGGCTCAGGCTGCCGTCGGCTTCCTGCTGGCGCAGCAGCGCCGCCTGGCGCTCGGCCTCGGCCGCGCGACGCGCCTGCTCGGCCTCGTCGACGACAGAGACCGGGGCGGCTGCCGCTTCGGGCGCCTCGGTCGCGGCTTCGGGCGCTTCTTCGCGCTTGATGAAGGTGCGCTTCTTGCGCACCTCCACCTGGATGGTGCGCGCCTTGCCCGTGGCGTCCGACTGGCGGATTTCGCTGGTGGAGCGCTTGACCAGGGTGATCTTGCGCCGCTCCTTGACCTCGGTGCCATGGGCCGCGCGCAGATGGTCCAGCAACTGCTGCTTGTCCGCTTCGCTCACGGTGTCGGCGGCAGATTTCTTGGCCACTCCGGCAGAGCGCAATTGCGACAGCAGGGTTTCGGGCGTTTTCTTGAGTTCAGCGGCAAACTCGGCAACGGTAATGCTCGACATATTCGGTTCGGTCCTCCCCGGCCTTATTCATCACCTGCGGCAAACCAGTGCTCGCGGGCTTTCATGATCAAGGCCTTGGCGTCTTCGTCGCTTTGGCCAGTGAGTTCCATCAGTTCATCGACCGCCAGGTCGGCCAGCTCGTCGCGCGTGGTTACGCCGCCGGCGGCGAGCTTGACGATCAGCTCCGTGGTCAGGCCTTCGAGTTCGCGCAAGTCCTCGTCGACCTTGCCCACCACCTGTTCACGCGCGATCTGCATGGTCAGCAGCGCGTCCTTGGCTCGGGTGCGCAGCTCTTCGACGAGGTCTTCATCGAAGCCTTCGATGTCCAGCATTTCCTGCAGCGGCACGTAGGCCACCTCCTCGAGGTTTTCGAAGCCCTCGCGGATCAGGATGTCGGCAATCTCCTCGTCGACGTCGAGCTTTTGCATGAAAAGCTCGCGCGCGGCGCTGGTTTCGTCGGCCTCTTTCTGCGCCGACTCGGCCGCATCCATGATGTTGATCTTCCAGCCGGTGAGGTCCGACGCCAGGCGCACGTTCTGTCCGCCGCGGCCAATCGCAATCGCCAGGTTTTCCTCATCTACCACCACGTCCATCGCATGCTTTTCCTCGTCGACCACGATGGATTGCACGTTGGCCGGCGCCAGCGCCCCGATGACGAACTGCGCCGGGTCTTCGCTCCAGAGCACGATGTCCACGCGCTCGCCGGCAAGCTCGTTGCTGACCGCGTTCACGCGCGTGCCGCGCACGCCCACGCAGGTGCCGATGGGATCGACGCGCTTGTCGTGGCTGAGCACCGCGATCTTGGCGCGGCTGCCCGCATCACGCGCGCAGCTCTTGATTTCCAGCAGGCCTTGTTCGATCTCTGGCACCTCGTTGCGAAACAGCTCGATCATGAATTCGGGCGCCGAGCGCGACAGCAGGATGGGCGCGCCACGCAGCGTCAAGTCCACCTCCATGATCATCGCCCGCACGCGGTCGCCGGTGCGCAGGTTTTCCTTGGGGATCATCTCGCTGCGGCGCAGACGCCCTTCGACGCGGCCGCTCTCGACGATGATGTCGCCCTTGTCCATGCGCTTGACCGTGCCCGAGAAGATCTTGTCGCCGCGGCTCATGAAGTCGTTGAGCAGGGTCTCGCGCTCGGCGTCGCGAATCTTCTGCAGGATCACCTGCTTGGCCGCCATCGCGCCGATGCGCCCTATGGGCACGGAGTCGACCGGCTCCTCGATGTATTCACCCACCTCGATGCCGGGCACGCGCTCTTGCGCGTCCATGAGCAGCTCTTCGGCGTCGGGGTTTTGCAGCCCGGCGTCGTCGGGCACCACCAGCCAGCGGCGGAAGGTCTGGTAGTCGCCGCTGTCGTGGTCCAGCGCGACGCGGATGTCCACTTCGCCCTCATAGAGCTTCTTCGTGGCCTGGGCCAGCGCCGACTCCACCGCCCCCAGCACTATTTCGTGATCCACGCTCTTTTCGCGCGAAATCGCTTCAATCAGCATCAACAACTCGCGATTCATGCCCAGGCACTCCTGTTTTTGTCAATTTCGGGCCGGCCGTGTGGCGCTGGCCCCATCCTTGGTCTGTGTCAATCGGCTTGTGGCTTGCGGCCGGCGCGACCCTTGAAGTTCACCGCCGGCGCCAGGCGCGCTTCGCGCAGCTCGTCCCATTCGAAGCCCAGCACCTGCAGCGGCGCGGCTTCGCGCTTGCGCGCCACGCGCCGGCCCGGCGGCGGCGCGGGCTCGTCGCTCCAGGTGATCTGCCAGCCACCGCCCTCGGCGCGTTCGAGCCGCCCGCGGAACTTCTTGCGGTTGGCGGCCACCTGGCCGCCCGCAGCCGCACCCAGCGGCGCCTTGAGCGTGAGGTCGATCAGCTCGCCCTCGAAACGCTCGAGATCGGCCTCCTTGCGCAGCGGCCGGTCAATGCCCGGCGAGGACACCTCCAGACGCTGGTAATCGATGCTGCCCACTTCCAGCGCAAACTGCAGCTGGCGCGTGACCGCTTCGCAGTCGTCCACGGTGATGAAGCGCTCGGCCACGGCCTGCCCCGCTTCGGGGCGCTGCCACGGGATGTCTATGGTCACGCGCAGCAGCCCGCCTGCGGAGCGCTCCACGTCCACGAGCTCAAAACCCAGACCTTCGACGGTCTGCTGCACGATTTGCTGCAATGCCACTGCCTTGTGTTCTCTGCGCCTTTGCGGGGCCCGTGCCCTTGTCCGGCGCCGATTCAACCCCGATTCAATCTCTATCCAAAACCGATCGACCAAAAAAAACGGGCGGTTGCAACCCGCCCGGTTTTGGTCGTGAAGCGGGTATTGTAGTGTCAAATACCCTGCTTTTCAAGTTATGGCAAGCCCCTCGCAGCGAGGGCCGCTGCCTCAGCCGCGGCTTGCGATGATGCGCTGCAGCAAGGCCAGCGCCTCGGGCTCGTTTGCCGCGGGCGCGTCGGGGCCCAGCAAGCCCTGGGCCAAGCGCAGCAGCGCCTCGGGGCGCGGTGCGATGGGCGCGCAGTAGCGCAGCTGTCCGGCGCGCCCGAGCAGCAGCGTGGGGAAGGTTTCGACGTCGAAGTCGCCCACCAGCGCTTCTTCGTCCTCGATATCCACCCAGGCAAAACGCCACTGCGGCTGCTGCGCGGCAAGCGCTTCGAAGTCCGCGCGCCAGCCGCGGCAAACCTTGCACCACTGGGCGCACAGGCAGACGATCCACCAGGCTTCGCGCGATTCGGACATGGTTTCACTCAATAAGTGCTGCGCTCGCGCACGCGGTGCACGGCTATCGCGTCCACCCGGCCCGCCTGGTTGCCCCAGGCCTGGCGGATGTAGCTCAAGACCGCGGCGATGTCTGCGTCCGTCATGGACTGGCGAAACGGCGGCATGCCGTGGGGGCGCGGGTTGCCGGCAGTGGCAGGCAGGTAGCCGCCGTGCAGGGTGATCTGGATCAGGTTCAGCGGCTCGGCCATGGTCACGGCCCGGTTGCCCGCCAATGCGGGAAAGGCGCCGCGCTTGCCCTGGCCTTCGTCCTGATGGCACTCGGCGCAGTAGTCGGCATACAGCTTGGCGCCGCGCTCGAGCACCTGCGCCGCAGCGGCCGGGGCGCTCGGCCCCGCCGCCGGCGCATGCTGTGGCAGGGCGCGCAGCCAGCGGGCCAGCGCCAGGGCGTCATCCGCCGTGAGGTATTGCAGGCTGTGGAACACGACCTCGGCCATGGGGCCGGAAACACCCGCCTGCGCCGAGCGGCCGCTGGTCAGCAGCGTGGCGATGTCTTGCTCGCTCCAGTCGGCCACGCCGGCCTGCGCCGGGGAATGCAACGATGGCGCCCACCAGTATTCGCCCGGCACGATGGCGCCGCTGAGTGCCTCGCCGCGCAGCGGCCCGCCGAGCGCGTCGCGCGGGCTGTGGCAGGCGGCGCAATGCCCCAGGGCCTGGGCAATATAGGCGCCGCGCTGCAGCGGCGTTTGGGGCGCCGGGCGCTCTGGCGCCGGCCGAAAGTACAGCGCGCGCCAGACCGCGAGCGCCGCCTGGGTGTTGTAGGGAAAGCGCAGCGTCGGCGCCGGCGTGGCCTGGTGCACTGGCGCCAGGCTCTGCAGGTAGCTGAAGAGCGCGTCGGCGTCGG
The DNA window shown above is from Comamonas sp. NLF-1-9 and carries:
- the infB gene encoding translation initiation factor IF-2, translating into MSSITVAEFAAELKKTPETLLSQLRSAGVAKKSAADTVSEADKQQLLDHLRAAHGTEVKERRKITLVKRSTSEIRQSDATGKARTIQVEVRKKRTFIKREEAPEAATEAPEAAAAPVSVVDEAEQARRAAEAERQAALLRQQEADGSLSQRERDERARKEREAEERAAAYLAEQRERKAREKADEEAARQQASREAAERKEEQAQAEQEAAAEAQARAAEEAERAEDQEERRRRAQAEAEAIRAMLAAPKKVLVAKKPEETRHGKDKDAAKTDAKKGTLHKTAGSATPSTSKEVKSSKLSSSWAGESEKRKGIKTRGDSSGGVGGNRWRAGGGRGGRRGGAREERHQPSAPVEFRALEVHVPETITVAELAHKMAVKASEVIKVLMKMGQMVTINQPLDQDTAMIIVEEMGHTAIVAALDDPEAFTAEEVSSHEAEALPRAPVVTVMGHVDHGKTSLLDYIRRTKVATGEAGGITQHIGAYHVKTPRGIVTFLDTPGHEAFTAMRARGAQATDIVILVVAADDGVMPQTKEAIKHARAAKVPLVVAITKSDKPEANPERVKQELVAQEVVPEEYGGEAPFIAVSSKTGMGIDDLLENVLLQAEVLELKAPVDAMAKGLVIEAQLDKGRGPVATVLVQSGTLKVGDVVLAGQTFGRVRAMGDENGKSIKEAGPSIPVEIQGLSEVPQAGDEFMVLGDERRAREIATYRAGKFRNTKLAKQQAAKLENVFAEMQAGEVQHLPIIVKADVQGSQEALAQSLLKLSTDEIKVQLVYAGVGGISESDVNLALASKAIVIGFNVRADANARKTAEMNGVDLRYYNIIYDAVDELKAAMSGMLAPEQREEQLGTAEIRTVFVASKIGTIAGSYITSGQVTRGCKFRLLRENVVIYTGEVESVRRLKDDVKEVKEGFECGIKLRNYTDIKEGDELEFFEVKEVARTL
- the nusA gene encoding transcription termination factor NusA, giving the protein MNRELLMLIEAISREKSVDHEIVLGAVESALAQATKKLYEGEVDIRVALDHDSGDYQTFRRWLVVPDDAGLQNPDAEELLMDAQERVPGIEVGEYIEEPVDSVPIGRIGAMAAKQVILQKIRDAERETLLNDFMSRGDKIFSGTVKRMDKGDIIVESGRVEGRLRRSEMIPKENLRTGDRVRAMIMEVDLTLRGAPILLSRSAPEFMIELFRNEVPEIEQGLLEIKSCARDAGSRAKIAVLSHDKRVDPIGTCVGVRGTRVNAVSNELAGERVDIVLWSEDPAQFVIGALAPANVQSIVVDEEKHAMDVVVDEENLAIAIGRGGQNVRLASDLTGWKINIMDAAESAQKEADETSAARELFMQKLDVDEEIADILIREGFENLEEVAYVPLQEMLDIEGFDEDLVEELRTRAKDALLTMQIAREQVVGKVDEDLRELEGLTTELIVKLAAGGVTTRDELADLAVDELMELTGQSDEDAKALIMKAREHWFAAGDE
- the rimP gene encoding ribosome maturation factor RimP — translated: MALQQIVQQTVEGLGFELVDVERSAGGLLRVTIDIPWQRPEAGQAVAERFITVDDCEAVTRQLQFALEVGSIDYQRLEVSSPGIDRPLRKEADLERFEGELIDLTLKAPLGAAAGGQVAANRKKFRGRLERAEGGGWQITWSDEPAPPPGRRVARKREAAPLQVLGFEWDELREARLAPAVNFKGRAGRKPQAD
- a CDS encoding co-chaperone YbbN, coding for MSESREAWWIVCLCAQWCKVCRGWRADFEALAAQQPQWRFAWVDIEDEEALVGDFDVETFPTLLLGRAGQLRYCAPIAPRPEALLRLAQGLLGPDAPAANEPEALALLQRIIASRG
- a CDS encoding cytochrome c produces the protein MKLRRLGTWLAAVLLALGLLAAAAIWALNLRGEAPVDGSGTAGADAAQIARGAYLARLGNCVSCHTRAGGAPYAGGRAIATPFGAVYASNLTPDVQTGLGGWSPDAFWRALHHGRSADGRLLYPAFPYPAYTHITHADADALFSYLQSLAPVHQATPAPTLRFPYNTQAALAVWRALYFRPAPERPAPQTPLQRGAYIAQALGHCAACHSPRDALGGPLRGEALSGAIVPGEYWWAPSLHSPAQAGVADWSEQDIATLLTSGRSAQAGVSGPMAEVVFHSLQYLTADDALALARWLRALPQHAPAAGPSAPAAAAQVLERGAKLYADYCAECHQDEGQGKRGAFPALAGNRAVTMAEPLNLIQITLHGGYLPATAGNPRPHGMPPFRQSMTDADIAAVLSYIRQAWGNQAGRVDAIAVHRVRERSTY